Proteins from a genomic interval of Musa acuminata AAA Group cultivar baxijiao chromosome BXJ1-9, Cavendish_Baxijiao_AAA, whole genome shotgun sequence:
- the LOC135584071 gene encoding uncharacterized protein LOC135584071 yields the protein MWPAASLLPNPPTPQPRPRLSGGSRHRTSERRRCPTLTVLSSSSSSSSSDAKEDLVTAAGRLLWGRGLPPQALVSAVRSGWSAAWHLMMRQLAPSSSSAASPPGSYARPTSSFPSVPASYCRNPMNLHLYVALPCPWAHRVLVVRALKGLRSALPVSIAAPGLDGSWLFRPRGPSAVGEDLRPGPDRANARSTLREVYGLRRGGYDGRSTVPMLWDAERKEVVCNESYAIIEFLNSADFGGEVHGGSGLDLCPSELKNEIDDWNRVIYPNVNNGVYRCGFAQSQEAYDTAVNGLFNTLDMIESHLSTSRYLCGDALTLADVCLFTTLIRFDLVYNVLFKCTKKKLLEYPNLYGYTCDMYQIPEVVSTCNFEAIMDGYYCTLFPLNPGGILPVMPSACNHDLLSKPHNREALSSSGKQSIHASET from the exons ATGTGGCCGGCCGCATCGCTCCTCCCCAACCCCCCGACTCCGCAACCCCGTCCCCGACTCTCCGGCGGGTCCCGACACCGCACCAGCGAACGCCGTCGATGCCCTACGCTTACCGtgctttcctcctcctcttcctcttcctctagcGACGCAAAGGAGGACCTGGTCACTGCCGCCGGGCGTCTCCTTTGGGGCCGCGGCCTCCCCCCTCAGGCCCTCGTCTCTGCCGTCCGATCCGGATGGTCTGCCGCGTGGCACCTAATGATGCGCCAACtcgctccctcctcctcctccgccgcctcccCACCTGGCTCCTACGCCCGTCCCACTTCCTCCTTTCCCTCGGTCCCCGCCTCGTACTGCCGGAACCCCATGAACCTCCACCTCTACGTCGCCCTCCCTTGCCCCTGGGCGCACCGCGTCCTCGTCGTCCGCGCGCTTAAGGGCCTCCGCTCCGCGCTCCCCGTTTCCATCGCGGCCCCCGGCCTCGATGGCTCCTGGCTGTTCCGCCCCCGTGGACCCTCCGCCGTCGGCGAAGATCTGAGACCCGGGCCCGACCGCGCCAATGCGCGGAGTACGCTGAGGGAGGTGTACGGGCTCCGGAGGGGCGGCTACGACGGGAGGTCGACGGTGCCAATGCTTTGGGACGCGGAGAGGAAGGAAGTGGTGTGCAACGAGAGCTACGCGATCATCGAGTTCTTGAACTCCGCTGACTTCGGTGGTGAGGTTCATGGTGGCTCAGGGTTGGACCTCTGCCCGTCGGAGCTCAAAAACGAGATCGACGACTGGAATCGGGTGATCTATCCCAACGTTAACAATGGGGTTTATAG ATGCGGGTTTGCGCAGAGCCAAGAAGCATATGACACTGCAGTCAATGGATTGTTCAACACATTGGATATGATAGAATCTCATCTGTCTACCTCTCGCTACTTGTGTGGGGATGCATTGACTTTAGCTGATGTCTGCCTATTTACTACTTTGATCCGTTTCGACCTTGTGTACAACGTCCTCTTCAAGTGCACAAAGAAGAAGCTACTTGAGTACCCCAATCTTTATGGCTATACATGTGATATGTATCAGATTCCAGAGGTTGTGAGTACTTGCAATTTTGAGGCTATCATGGATGGTTACTACTGTACTCTATTTCCTCTGAATCCTGGTGGGATCCTGCCAGTCATGCCTTCAGCTTGCAATCATGATTTGCTTTCTAAACCGCATAATAGAGAAGCATTATCTTCGAGTGGCAAACAAAGCATACATGCTTCAGAAACCTAA
- the LOC103998289 gene encoding uncharacterized protein LOC103998289 has protein sequence MAAGEEKIGDFYTVLGLRKECSEAELRIAYKKLAMRWHPDKCSASGNHRRMEEAKEKFQEIQKAYSVLSDSSKRFLYDVGIYDNEDDNDEKGMGDFIGEIAQMMSQTKSGENGHDSFEELQRMFLDMFQDDLDAGFGDSSIHSGPQARPTDGLNCSMPSGLQFADGGSNGSNKRGNSEKAKLDGLENSSTGFCFGLNDAGQSSKGKGSANSKRRNGRKQKVSSKHDVSSSDAEVSF, from the exons ATGGCCGCCGGGGAGGAAAAGATCGGCGATTTCTACACGGTGCTGGGGCTCAGGAAGGAGTGCTCGGAGGCGGAGCTGAGGATCGCGTACAAGAAGCTGGCTATG AGATGGCATCCGGATAAGTGCTCGGCTTCGGGAAACCATCGAAGGATGGAGGAAGCGAAGGAGAAGTTCCAGGAAATCCAAAAAGCCTACTCTG TTCTCTCGGACTCCAGCAAGAGATTTCTGTATGATGTGGGAATCTACGATAACGAGGATGATAATGACGAAAAA GGAATGGGGGATTTTATTGGGGAGATAGCTCAGATGATGAGCCAAACGAAATCTGGG GAGAATGGTCATGATAGCTTTGAGGAGCTGCAGCGGATGTTCCTGGATATGTTCCAGGACGACCTGGACGCCGGATTCGGTGATTCTTCCATCCACAGTGGCCCCCAAGCTCGGCCAACCGACGGTCTCAATTGCTCGATGCCATCAGGACTGCAGTTTGCTGATGGAGGGAGCAATGGCAGCAACAAGAGAGGCAACTCGGAGAAGGCAAAGCTGGATGGGTTGGAAAACAGTTCCACTGGCTTCTGCTTCGGG TTGAATGATGCAGGGCAGTcatcaaaaggaaaaggaagCGCTAATAGCAAGAGAAGGAATGGAAGAAAGCAGAAGGTCTCATCCAAACATGATGTCTCATCCAGTGATGCTGAGGTCTCATTTTAG